CTCCCTTCAAACTCTTATGTTGTTGTTCCACTGTTATGGTGAGGCTTCGGGTCAACAATTGAGTATATCCAAATGCAAATTTTTCGCAGGATCAATTCATAGTAGCAGAGTCGCCGCCATCTCTAATATCCTCGGTTTTAGTCCGGGCCAAATTCCTTTCACTTATTTGGGTGTTCCTTTATTTCAAGGTAAGCCTAAGGTGCATCATTTACAACCCATTGCTGACAGAATTAAGTCTAAGCTCTCTAGTTGGAAAGGTTCTCTTTTATCCATCATGGGGAGAGTGCAACTTGTGAAATCTATTATAAATAGCATGCTCCTTTATAGCTTTCAAGTTTATCCTTGGCCAATTTCCTTATTAAAGCAGCTTGATATTTGGATAAAGAATTTTGTGTGGTCTGGTGATATTAACAATAGAAAAATGGTTACTGTTGCTTGGAAAACTATATGTACTCCTTTTGATGAAGGAGGATTAGGTCTGAGACCTTTGAAGCTTATTAACAAAGCTGCAATGTTAAGATTATGCTGGAATTGTGTTTCttctgatgctgattgggctcAACTTGTGAGAGCTAGATGTATTCGTAATGGTCATCCTATTCGTTATCATATATCTTCCTCTATTTGGAGTGGTGTGAAGAATCACATTACATCTGTTAGGGAGCATAGCTTCTGGCTTCTTGGAGATGGCTCTCGGATAAACTTTTGGACTGACAAATGGCTTCAAGACTCGTCCATAGCCGATATTATTCAGATTCCTCCCAATGTCAGCCATTTACTTTCATCTAAAGTAAGTGAATACTTGCATGAGCTTAACTGGTCTATTCCACAATTCATTTCTCTTATTCATCCTAATCTGATTGAGGATATCAAAAAGTTGGTGTTACCTATTATTCCCTTCCCTGACAAACTCATTTGGTCTGGAACAAATGATGGTGAACTAACCTTCAAAGATGCTTTTGCCTATTTCACTGATACCACTCATTCAGTTTCTTGGGGAAAACTAATTTGGAAATCTTTCATTCCTCCTTCCAAGTCTTTCTTGTTTTGGAGACTGCTCCATAATAAGCTTCCAACAGATGAAAACTTACAAAAGAGAGGTTGCTTTATGGTTTCTAAATGTAGTTTATGTGGTCTGGCAGTCGAAACTTCGCCTCATTTGTTTCTTCATTGTTCTTTTGCTGCTAGACTTTGGTCCTGGCTGTCCTCTAAGCTTCATAGACATATCAATCTGACCTCTTTTATTGGCCTACTTCAAATTGTTCATTCTTCTTCCAGTACTCAAATTAGAGACATTGCTTTAGCCTCCATTATTTTCTCTCTAAATGCTATATGGTTTGCTCGCAATCAGGTCCGTTTTCATAACGTAATTGTTCCCTTCCATCAATCTTGCTCTTCTATTTCTGCTTCAGTTCAAATGGCCGGAAACATGTCTAAGGGTATTATGTCCAACTGTATTACTGACTTTCAAGCTTTAAAAGAGTTTAATATTGTGAGTCATGCTGGTCCCGCTCCGAAGATACAAGAGGTTATTTGGTCTTTTCCTCCGAATGGTTGGATAAAGGCAAACACTGATGGTGCAGCGAGAGGTTCTCCGGGGTATGGCTCAGCTGGTGGTATTTTTCGTGACTCAAGTGGAGGAATCAAAGGTTGCTTTAGCTTGTATCTGGGTATTCAATCTTCTCTCTTTGCTGAAGCAATTGCAGCTATGCATGCTATTGAAATTGCTCATCAAAATCATTGGCATAATTTTTGGCTGGAATGCGACTCTAAACTAGTAGTGGATGCCTTCAATAATCATCATATAATTCCTTGGAAGCTTAGAAATCGTTGGTATAATTGTATCTATTTCTGCTCCCTTATGAACTTTagaatttctcatatttttaggGAAGGAAATTGTTGTGCTGATAAGCttgcaaattttagtttaaCGTCTCAGGAAGATCACTGGTGGGATAATGTTCCTAGTTTTATTGGTGATGACTTTTTTCGCAATAGGACAGCTTTGCCTTCTTATAGATTCAATTGATTGTTTTTCTTGGGTTTTGGCCTAGTCCCCCCAATGTTCAATTGCTttgtttcaataaatttttttgtgtgGTGCTGCAAATGATTGGTGGTGCttggggtgccaacatagttgggatgtcaagTTTCTACAACTGATGCCTTTGCACTACACTAGCctttatctaaaataaaaaaaataaaaaaaacttttcataaataaattataatttttattaaattaaaatctctaatatgaaaatttaaattaatttaaaataatttttattactttaactaaattatcataaaaattatttttaaaaatacaaaaaaaaaaaactcatttgtTTTAAAGCTCAAACAAACACACACTTAACTGTATAAATTTCAGATAATATTTATGGCTTCTTCATAGTCaacaaaaaattagaaaaaaaaactcttgacTAACCGATTTTGTTGACGCTGACATAGAATTTACCAGAACCCATGCAGTTTCCATTTACAAGTACCACGTCCAAAATATTCTTCTCATTCCAAAAAACAAGTTACCGAAGAAGGACCATTTCGTCATTCAACAAAAGGGTATATATGTCCAAACACAATTACATTGCTGcaataacaaacaaaaacccaaatcaaaatttaaataatcaACCATCTCAATCTCCACCGTCGACAGGTTTCCATCCAGCGGCCCACATCCTTTCTCAACACAAAGCGAGGGAACAAACTTGAACCAtatctctctctcactctctctcgcTATAAAAATCCCGCTCAATCAATCTTCCCCTTCCAAACACTCTTTCTCACTCTCTCACTCTTCTTCATCACCGTCACAGGTttatctctctttctctctctacaaTTTAGATCTAGTTTCAAAGTTTCATCAATTTCGATTCAAATTTTCTGAAATTAACCGTTTCGTTTTCAAATTACAGGAAAAAATCAAGCGAAATGAGAGAAATCCTTCACGTTCAAGGAGGACAATGCGGTAACCAAATCGGTTCAAAGTTCTGGGAGGTTGTTTGCGACGAGCACGGCATAGATCCAACCGGAAGATACGTCGGAAACTCAGATCTACAACTTGAGCGCGTCAATGTTTACTATAACGAAGCATCATGTGGAAGGTTTGTTCCACGCGCCGTCCTCATGGATTTAGAGCCTGGTACTATGGACAGTGTCCGTACTGGTCCTTACGGTCAGATCTTCCGTCCTGATAACTTCGTGTTCGGTCAGTCCGGCGCCGGTAACAATTGGGCGAAAGGACATTATACTGAAGGCGCGGAACTTATTGACTCCGTTCTCGATGTTGTTAGAAAAGAGGCTGAGAATTGTGATTGTCTTCAAGGTATAATAGTAACTGAATAGTGTAACCGTGTTGATCTGAATCGGTTGAACCGGATCGGTGATTTCTGTACGGCGTTTACTaatttttgatttgttttggatttttttaggGTTTCAGGTGTGTCATTCGTTGGGAGGAGGAACTGGATCTGGAATGGGAACGCTGTTGATATCGAAGATAAGAGAGGAGTATCCTGATAGGATGATGCTTACATTCTCTGTGTTTCCATCACCGAAGGTTTCTGATACTGTTGTTGAACCTTATAATGCTACTCTCTCTGTTCATCAGTTGGTTGAGAATGCTGATGAGTGTATGGTTCTTGATAATGAGGCTTTGTATGATATCTGCTTCAGGACTCTTAAATTGACTACTCCTAGCTGTGAGTATTCTTTCTCTTTCAACTCGATCTCGATCTGTTTTTCGTTGTTTAGTAGTACTAGACTAATCAGTAACATGTTAATTATTCATTGATTTGTTTAATTTGAAGAGTAATGATTAGATCAGTGTTGAGCGTCGGTTTGGGTTATTGTTGACTAGTGAAAATGGATTTCTTATTATGCATTTTGTTTAGTCAAATTAGTCAAATGATTTTCTTAATTTGGATTTCTTTAGTCAAATTAGTGTTCTATAATTGGATTTCAATGACTGAATTGACTGTGAGATAGTACTTGTTGAGGAATTGATTTCATGGATCCTTTGTTGTTGACGGAATTTTAAGGCAATTATCATTATTtccatttataaattataaatgtgactgattttatgtttttgaaGATTAATCTGGTAATTTAGTTGTATTCAGTTGACTGATTTGGTTGTTGTGGCTTTCATAATGGCACTTGCACTTTGGGATCTAAATGCATGTTGCAATTGTTTATTActtatatgaatatgaatatgattgCGTCATATGACTGAGTTGGTTTGGTGTTAATGATTCATTTGTCCATTAGTGAGTAAATATCTTTATCATTTTCTGGTTCAGTTATAGTGGTGATTCTTGAATAATCATCGAAATTGTTTTCTCATTGTGCACTTTCCAATCCAATTTCTTTAGTAATTTTCATTTCATAGATTTGAAAGATTGATTTGACTGAAAAATTTGTTGGGGAATTAATTTGACTGTTTTATGTTTAAGTGAGTTGGATATTTTGATGCAATTGAATGTTCAATAGTTCctgttgttgatgtttgtaatcTCTGAAATTGTTTGATTGTTTGTTGCAGTTGGTGACTTGAACCACTTGATCTCCGCAACTATGAGTGGAGTGACTTGCTGCCTTCGTTTCCCTGGTCAACTCAACTCTGATCTCAGGAAACTGGCTGTGAATCTTATCCCATTCCCTCGTCTTCACTTCTTTATGGTTGGTTTTGCGCCTCTTACCTCTCGTGGCTCTCAGCAGTACCGTGCATTGACTGTTCCAGAACTCACCCAGCAAATGTGGGATTCCAAAAACATGATGTGTGCTGCTGATCCCAGGCATGGCCGCTACCTCACTGCATCTGCCATGTTCAGGGGTAAGATGAGCACCAAAGAGGTGGATGAGCAAATGATTAATGTCCAGAACAAGAACTCTTCCTACTTTGTTGAGTGGATCCCCAACAATGTTAAGTCAAGTGTCTGTGACATTGCTCCTAGAGGTCTCTCCATGGCTTCCACATTCATTGGTAACTCAACCTCCATTCAAGAAATGTTCAGGAGGGTTAGCGAGCAATTCACTGCTATGTTTAGGAGGAAGGCTTTCTTGCATTGGTACACTGGCGAAGGCATGGATGAAATGGAATTCACAGAAGCAGAGAGCAACATGAATGACCTTGTATCTGAATACCAGCAGTACCAGGATGCCACTGCTGATGAAGAAGGAGAATATGAGGACGAGGAAGAGGAGCAAGAGCATGACGCATATGaataaaagaaattactaaGTATGATGCGTAAGTGTGATCAGTAGCGCTCTTCTATCTTTAGTGACGATTGTAATTAATATGTTCTGAGGAATTCTTGTTATGAGCCTGATGTGGAGAGAATGGAAATCCCAATTTGGGCAACGGAGGTGAAGGGTAGTGGGAATTTAAGTAGTACATGGTTTAAAGTAGTTCTGCACCCATCTATTTGTTTCTGTATGATGTTGGCTTGCATTGTTGTTTCTTCTATCTGGTACTGATCATGTTTCCTTAATATTTTGTCATTCTTATGCATGACTTTTTTCTTCTATATTGGATGCTTGAAATGTCTATGTCTGTTGTGCTTCAGAGTAAAGACTTGCATGATATTTATGTCTGCACAACGTTAAACGTTTAACATATtaattgatgatgatgttttagAACCAGTTTCAATTAATATATCTAGAAATCCTATAAAAAAGAAATGCGGAAATTCAACTTTGCTTACGAATGATTGATTGGAATGATTCAATTGACATAATGTGAGAAAAATCACCCAATGCAGGAGGAGTTTAATTATTTACTTGTAGCTTGTAAGGGGCCTGTAGATGTACCTGTTACATAAAAattgttaacatttttttacttTGCAAGTTACTTCATTTGCTTATATGTGAGAATGAGAATGGCTTCAAAAGAGGCACAATGTGCTTGCTCTGTGAAGTCGCTTGGTTTGTATTCACAGCCTTGAGCACCAGAGGgtgaagaatgagaaaatgaacAATGAGATGAAGAGAGTAAATGATTGTCAATGTGAGATGGGTATGTTCCTATTTTCATTGTTTAGATTATTATAAAGAGATTAATGAGAATAGAGAACCTTAAGTAGAAAAGCCTAAATAACAAACAGGCACAATGCTGAAGGaactaggttttttttttatattgtttttatttaaatgtttCACAAGTCAAGCTGAACCAATTATTGGTTTGGTCGATTGACGAATGTTCCAGTGTATGAATGGGTAGGAGGAAAATATGCTTCTATGAACTTGACATGAGTTTCTCCAATTATGGGTTACGTTAGAGGTTACTTTGGGTTAATTATCTTCATCCTGATCTTAATCGTGGCAAGATGACACCACAAGAAGAAAGATTTGTTATGGAGTTTCATTTTAAATGGGGAAATAGGTTTGAGACTCAACAATGATTTTGCAGATCCTAActcataattttcattttcttttctagCTCAAATCTATATTCATCCTAtgtctttttattcattttttatgtatGTCCTTTTAACCCTTTTAAGTTATgtatttctcttttctttttcaccaccaatatcTAGTTCATTAGACCACCTAATCTGGTTTGGGATcagttctggtatcaagtggtttcagtcccctcccTAATTGCAGTTGCGAGGGATCGAACGACGGTGCTTCCTATAAAATCCAATGTCGATCATCACTggaccaactaacaattggtcCTATAGAGTTATCTTAAAAATTGTGGTCGATGGACCAACTAGCGATTGGTCCTAGAGTTATGTTAAAAATTGCGGTCGTAATGCAATCATAAAATATTAGTGACCCGCGGTAAAAGAATTTGGATTGCGGCAGTAAAAAGAGCAATTTTATGTCTCAAAATAGCATTTTGGCCCCGTATATCATCACAATTTGCCACTTAATAATTAagagaataaataataaattgttatgaaatataagtaatagtaataatatataagtatagaggagagaagaagagaaaagagaaagaatagagattgtattattctcatcaaggtgtgtgtttacatgacaatacaagtcctatttataggacaatataatgggccagtggaatgggtcaatgcttaatggacatccaccaaattattcataacactcccccttggatgtccatcgaggatatgcctcgttaaaaccttactagagaaaacccattgggaaaaaatcctagtgaaggaaaaagagtacatcatcctttgtgtgtgaactgcctcattaaaaaccttaccaggaaaacccagtgggacaaaaccatggttaagggaaaaagagtgcagaacatatttatatctccccctcataaagataattatatatgagacgaagaaaatcaaataatcttatgtagtTGTAGTAATTGCTCAAAAGTTTTGCTTGAAgctgactttgtagaaagacatgtcttatcttttttatcatataatcttctccaaatatgtagtttgtgcgacattatcttcatgttgaatcgttgcaagaaccctttagaagaaaactcacaaattcttgtatcTGATGAATCACACACTTTGACcaaatcacattcttgatttATCTTCTATAGTGCTCAACTTTTCTCGTCATTTTGTTTCATGAtattgatattgttgtttgtttcatagatctccatgagtaattgtacttcttcatgtgaacatatagtttgtttgtgatctatacctttacgaggattaaacaaattacctgcatatctaaaataacaaaatatatacttgatgatatattgacaacaaataataggtcCATAATGTTTTGAccaaaatttgaactaaaatgtggtacttcaggaccaattagttcttcatcatttactcgaactctaaaatattcttcaaatacttattttgtaagaaatgacaatatttcaAGCTCTTAAGGAGTctcttgatgatatttttatcatcaacatagatagatagaaaaattcattgccaaatattttcttaaaatgaacaaattgtcattttcatatttctcacttggaaatattcaacaagagtattatacaacatgcatatatattgctCGAGTATTtaaggagacttattcatgtttattaagtcacctttccaatagtttgatatatgtgtctcacgaaaattaaatccttttgggattttcatataattatcAAGTGAGATAATTTTCATGTAATCATCATTATTAAGTGAGTCATTCAAATACATATACTaaacttaatcaattataaagaagttctgaattcacttcaggtgaatatgcctcttgaaaattaatgatagacgtttatcattattctttaataatgagtcaaactttaaatatttgtatattttcttttctcaaatagtttgaaatgtatgtctcgtggaaattaaatccttcaaggagttttatataattcacactaacaagtgagccatacaaatatatcgtgacacatttttcaaataaattgaattttccatgtgttaataaacttaatcaagtaagacttaatcaagtaagagaaggattttgatttcacttcaggtgaatatttctcttcacattcaatggcaaacttttaccaatatgcttgaataaaaaaatcaagcttttaatgtttgtatgtcaacattttctattcacacgaaaattaattcgtatctatcatgttttacatcttcaggtgtatggactgctggtccaaaaatcttcactttgcaaagtgactttaattacgtagcaattgcgttttcatttagacaatcattgtctataattttcaatagaatttagttcatgatcctcattaactcttttcacaaatagcgctatattatatataaaaatatcatcaacgttgacttcttttcggttccatcatattccattcatgacataattttcattcatgacataattcgtcaagatttctttattatcataaatttcaggtacctgagaagttcttctggaacttaaaactcaattatgtcaaatactcttttgaagttttcatatcctcacttgggtcatctttctttttagctccttttcttatttgagaaTTTCTATCGTTGGAACCGACTGATCTACCACACTTCAGGGTGGTTAATACTGAtttgcaaaataaaattgtccaacagggacatccGTTTTgtttggagcattagcagctaatagttgatttcataaattttgcaaatgatttatattttgaacatttgattcaaactatgaggatcaatgtgagataataacattaatttatttcaagtgattcatttgaacttctggttcatatttttcagctgcttattctcccccctaatattgggaaaattaattcatcacttgaaaatcagcctacagggctgtaaataattctccaatttttggctcaagatgatttataatagatggagattcatatcaaatacattttcccaatattctttaagaaccgtttaaatgcattctattggagcaattgcacatacacgacacatccaaaaatgcttatatgggaatcatgtttataaacaaagttcaaattgtaaattaggggagaacttataataactagttggcttgatgcgaattagtatctcaatatacatgtttgaatgttcccaaaatataaattagaagttatgatctcataagtatcagtcatgtaattactttagacgtctaaagaatggatcttctagtccattttttgtatgatcatattctatttgatatcgatttcaattgacatacgatacttatcaaatattttctaagaatttagaaaatgagatcttagcaaaactatttgagaaaacaaactcacaaacttctggttgtgagtaaacatgcatgtgaccaatttagttgatgcatcaattcaagtcacaaaatatctaaatggtcaaaaatctcaaattatcaatttcttttgggaattagtaaccgataaaaattattagaatgaaggaacttcaggcccttcactatatatttatagtttttttttttcgcatcataataaatccgggatgacccaaccggtattgccaacaataaatttaatatgatttgtaaacttctggtttacaataatttgtgcttcaattgcattattatatataaaagtgtagtataaacttctggtttataactttttcattacacttagtttatccaaaatatgtgtagtaaattagtaatatatagagatattcaacatctcttcatttcttgtttccatattgatattcatatatgaatgaaaGAAGATTATACTTATGCAATCAATTGGGACTATTGTCATTTATGTACGTTTAAAAACGTTTCAACATATTAGCGAGTGAGTGCCTTTACCAATCATTggtacatttatataaatgagctCCAAGCAAACTTCAGGTTGCCACTCGAATTTTTCCTTACAAATGGAGCCAATAAATTTTGATGACTTTACAAGTCATCTCAAATAGCTAGCCACAAATCAACGGCAAATcaatgtataataataaaaaaaactcttataataaatcaatgtaaGGATAATTTAATACTCAATTGTCTTAATAGttcctcaaaataataatttcaataacaatttGCAAGTGAATATTCAAATAAcaagacaatataaaatttacaaaatatttacaaatattcatataaataacatttggtgtaataattatcgtaaaaaaaaaatttggtgtaataattaacaaaattgagcctaaaataaatttccaaatagaacactttaacaaaataattaacattagtgtgacaacttttaaaataaaaaaaagagtttctcatataatattttaggaTCAAATCGTGAGATtaatatagtttaaaattatatatgattctcagttctcacattcaatcaacaccaaatatttaaaaatttcacaaaataaattcaaattccaTAAATCAAGGATATGATAttaatatcaaacaaatattcttgaattcttgaattgaatatatataaaaaatattttgggtataaattataattaaatttatttccaaaagaaaaaagatatgattaaggtatgaattataattttattttcaaaagaaaaaaatatcaattaaattgatttattatggaagaaaaatattttcttaataagacACAATTCATACCTTAAGCATTGTAGTAGCtgaattaattcataataacaCATAGTACAAAGTtatcgtataaaataaaatgaataaagtattaagtcatgcacaccttttattttagtagcattcaaacttagtatatgaaagtaacaggaaacatcacaattgtcaaaaataatgtaaataaataatcccTTAATTCATGATTTAAAAGGTCAAGTTGATTTCATCTTGCAAAAATTCCAAAAGTAATAGGTAGTATCACAATTACAAAAATTTGGctaatagaaatcacaaaagaaattaaacaatgtgatatttcaattgatatttgaaaatttgtcaaatcaactaattttattttcaaaacaaatcatttaatttcaaatgaatcaatcatAATACTTCCTTAACCgataatgtaataaattgaaaacaataaaagaaagaaataaaaggcattcaattgttttcaatgagattgattgaccaaattaacatatgaatgacatatgaaaaatcaatatgaagatttgtcttaatttagaatttaaaaat
This genomic interval from Trifolium pratense cultivar HEN17-A07 linkage group LG6, ARS_RC_1.1, whole genome shotgun sequence contains the following:
- the LOC123888763 gene encoding tubulin beta-3 chain, coding for MREILHVQGGQCGNQIGSKFWEVVCDEHGIDPTGRYVGNSDLQLERVNVYYNEASCGRFVPRAVLMDLEPGTMDSVRTGPYGQIFRPDNFVFGQSGAGNNWAKGHYTEGAELIDSVLDVVRKEAENCDCLQGFQVCHSLGGGTGSGMGTLLISKIREEYPDRMMLTFSVFPSPKVSDTVVEPYNATLSVHQLVENADECMVLDNEALYDICFRTLKLTTPSFGDLNHLISATMSGVTCCLRFPGQLNSDLRKLAVNLIPFPRLHFFMVGFAPLTSRGSQQYRALTVPELTQQMWDSKNMMCAADPRHGRYLTASAMFRGKMSTKEVDEQMINVQNKNSSYFVEWIPNNVKSSVCDIAPRGLSMASTFIGNSTSIQEMFRRVSEQFTAMFRRKAFLHWYTGEGMDEMEFTEAESNMNDLVSEYQQYQDATADEEGEYEDEEEEQEHDAYE